In the genome of Gadus chalcogrammus isolate NIFS_2021 chromosome 21, NIFS_Gcha_1.0, whole genome shotgun sequence, one region contains:
- the LOC130374647 gene encoding uncharacterized protein LOC130374647 → MFGVPLCSIGLLLIALIHTAVTKDHLVMGGVGHTVSLPCLSSLEGSCSDIRWFHETKSGATLIASISRREDANTGRFNIVSNCSLHINNITEVDVGIYWCSKDQDDLQYLSLITVSSQLRSRMFPGANVTLSCNLVTFKGPGRCFSPLYQGMSLKWQDDNRPDYILAKQRISRCTVQLNVILQPDSRFSCLALVNRQVKNRVEFPVRIRVEGRGLPMPYSENDDQGHDGGSNVADGDGGNSEVIGRVIAVTVVSCAMTVVLVLILAKKKRKPNDQLVAHPETPLDVNTVINTDAAATAEDVTHADITVAGVADRKWETESEAPVYTNIEPTAHNNV, encoded by the exons ATGTTTGGTGTTCCTCTTTGTTCCATCGGGCTGCTACTTATTGCCCTCATTCACACCG CTGTAACCAAAGACCACCTCGTGATGGGGGGAGTGGGTCACACAGTTAGCCTGCCATGTCTCTCGTCTTTGGAGGGATCCTGCTCAGACATACGATGGTTTCATGAGACAAAAAGTGGTGCAACCCTTATCGCTAGTATCTCCAGAAGAGAAGACGCAAACACTGGTAGATTTAACATTGTGTCTAATTGTTCCTTACACATCAACAACATCACCGAAGTGGATGTCGGAATATATTGGTGCAGTAAAGATCAGGATGACTTGCAATATCTGTCTCTTATCACTG TTTCCTCCCAGCTGAGGTCTCGAATGTTCCCCGGAGCCAACGTTACCTTAAGCTGTAATCTGGTCACGTTCAAGGGGCCTGGTAGGTGTTTCAGCCCTCTGTATCAAGGTATGTCTCTCAAGTGGCAGGATGATAATCGACCGGACTACATCCTCGCCAAACAGAGGATCAGCAGATGTACTGTCCAGCTGAATGTCATCCTTCAGCCGGACAGCCGCTTCAGCTGCCTGGCTTTGGTCAACCGCCAGGTCAAGAACAGGGTGGAGTTCCCCGTCCGTATCCGAG TTGAGGGAAGAGGCCTTCCCATGCCTTACTCAGAAAACGACGATCAAGGTCATGATGGGGGATCCAATGTAGCTG ACGGGGACGGTGGCAACAGCGAGGTGATCGGCCGAGTCATCGCCGTGACAGTAGTGAGCTGTGCCATGacggtggtgctggttctgatCCTagcgaagaagaagaggaagccaA ATGACCAGCTTGTAGCACATCCAGAGACTCCCCTGGACGTTAATACTGTAATAAATACT gATGCGGCCGCCACTGCAGAGGATGTCACCCATGCTGACATAACGGTTGCAGGCGTTGCGGACAGgaagtgggagacagagagtgaagccCCTGTTTACACAAACATAGAACCGACCGCTCACAACAATGTTTGA